The Lycium barbarum isolate Lr01 chromosome 9, ASM1917538v2, whole genome shotgun sequence genome has a segment encoding these proteins:
- the LOC132611707 gene encoding beta-glucosidase 4-like: FALAGQKSQRNGTLNDTPRIEYLHAYIGSVLDAVRNGSNTRGYFVWSFLDGLELLGGYVPRYGLHYVDLDDKELRRFPKLSAYWYANFLKGKGSRNYAIFQAGDKLPIYKS; the protein is encoded by the exons TTTGCTTTGGCTGGTCAAAAGTCTCAGCGCAATGGGACGCTAAATGACACGCCAAGAATAGAATATTTGCATGCCTACATTGGGAGTGTTCTTGATGCTGTCAG GAACGGATCGAATACAAGAGGGTATTTCGTCTGGTCCTTCTTAGATGGTTTAGAGTTACTTGGTGGCTATGTACCGCGCTATGGCCTCCACTATGTAGATTTGGATGATAAAGAATTAAGAAGGTTTCCAAAACTTTCTGCATACTGGTATGCCAACTTCTTAAAGGGAAAAGGCTCGAGGAACTATGCAATTTTCCAAGCAGGGGACAAGCTTCCTATCTACAAATCCTAA
- the LOC132608921 gene encoding uncharacterized protein LOC132608921 isoform X1 — protein sequence MLVSNLITSCRGSFGNSLPVFRDRGMICVHFTLPRPHIVGFHWACLMKTDPVKIQANMEKKILQDGIMEEKLTQIKVYNISTASLERGWMDFTTILRQDYSDYLVNCYKFLYGNKLYFQDLCMEGKHLWNKLLCTRLAQMERNIIALARDGTLLIELILKWNRSFKQRGHQGSKYKGSVLIGPRVEKN from the exons ATGCTCGTCTCTAATTTAATTACCAGCTG ccgagggtctttcggaaacagtctccctgtcttccgagataggggtatgatctgcgtacactttacccttcccagacctcacattgtgggatttcactgg GCTTGTTTGATGAAGACGGATCCGGTGAAGATACAAGcaaatatggaaaagaagataTTACAAGATGGAATTATGGAAGAAAAGCTTACTCAAATCAAGGTGTATAATATATCTACCGCAAGCTTGGAAAGAGGGTGGATGGATTTTACTACAATATTAAGGCAAGACTATTCAGATTATTTGGTAAATTGCTACAAGTttctttatggaaataaattaTACTTCCAAGATCTATGCATGGAAGGAAAGCACTTATGGAATAAATTATTATGCACAAGATTGGCACAGATGGAAAGGAATATTATTGCATTAGCCCGGGATG GAACACTTTTGATTGAATTAATACTTAAATGGAATAGAAGTTTCAAGCAAAGAGGCCATCAAGGAAGTAAATATAAAGGATCTGTTTTGATTGGACCTCGCGTGGAGAAGAATTGA
- the LOC132608921 gene encoding uncharacterized protein LOC132608921 isoform X2 — protein MLVSNLITSCRGSFGNSLPVFRDRGMICVHFTLPRPHIVGFHWACLMKTDPVKIQANMEKKILQDGIMEEKLTQIKVYNISTASLERGWMDFTTILRQDYSDYLVNCYKFLYGNKLYFQDLCMEGKHLWNKLLCTRLAQMERNIIALARDEVSSKEAIKEVNIKDLF, from the exons ATGCTCGTCTCTAATTTAATTACCAGCTG ccgagggtctttcggaaacagtctccctgtcttccgagataggggtatgatctgcgtacactttacccttcccagacctcacattgtgggatttcactgg GCTTGTTTGATGAAGACGGATCCGGTGAAGATACAAGcaaatatggaaaagaagataTTACAAGATGGAATTATGGAAGAAAAGCTTACTCAAATCAAGGTGTATAATATATCTACCGCAAGCTTGGAAAGAGGGTGGATGGATTTTACTACAATATTAAGGCAAGACTATTCAGATTATTTGGTAAATTGCTACAAGTttctttatggaaataaattaTACTTCCAAGATCTATGCATGGAAGGAAAGCACTTATGGAATAAATTATTATGCACAAGATTGGCACAGATGGAAAGGAATATTATTGCATTAGCCCGGGATG AAGTTTCAAGCAAAGAGGCCATCAAGGAAGTAAATATAAAGGATCTGTTTTGA
- the LOC132608915 gene encoding beta-glucosidase 11-like codes for MITPAKQLRCIFSAMTLVLPLVVFGADDVHRADFPDTFVFGSGSSAYQVEGAAFEDGRTPSIWDTFAHAGGYGGATADVSCDAYHKYKEDVKLMADTGLEGYRFSISWSRLIPNGRGPVNPKGLQYYNNLIDEIVSHGIQPHVTLCHSDLPQALEDDYGGWMSRKIIDDFIAYADVCFKEFGDRILHWTTLNEVNLFALAGYDDGIFPPNHCSPPFGVKHCSRGNSSTEPYIVAHNLLLAHSAVVRLYRRRYKSTQHGFVGLNLFAFWSLPSTNKTADIIAAQRANDFYIGWFANPLIFGDYPDIMKKNAGSRLPKFTRQESKQVKGAIDFIALNHYLNAHVKDNSSSLETDIRDFNADAACQVKIILGGPPPGLYPVTQPGLQGVLEYFKQSYGNPPMYIHENGQMTPRNASLNDTSRVQYLQAYIGNLLDAVRNGSNVKGYFTWSFLDCFELMNAYDSGFGLYYVDLNDKDLTRYPKLSAQWYSNFLKGKASKYTALLEIEDKLLHSSQ; via the exons ATGATTACTCCAGCGAAGCAGCTCCGATGTATATTCTCTGCAATGACGCTTGTTTTGCCCCTTGTAGTTTTCGGCGCGGATGATGTCCACAGAGCTGACTTCCCTGATACTTTCGTTTTTGGTTCCGGTTCTTCTGCTTATCAA GTTGAAGGGGCAGCATTTGAAGATGGAAGGACTCCTAGCATTTGGGACACCTTTGCTCATGCTG GTGGATATGGAGGCGCCACTGCAGATGTATCTTGTGACGCATACCATAAATACAAG GAAGATGTAAAACTCATGGCTGACACGGGTTTGGAAGGATATAGATTTTCCATATCGTGGTCAAGACTTATTCCTA ATGGAAGAGGTCCCGTTAATCCTAAGGGATTGCAGTATTACAATAATCTCATTGATGAAATCGTTAGTCATG GAATTCAACCGCATGTTACTCTATGCCACAGTGATCTTCCACAAGCACTTGAAGACGATTATGGAGGATGGATGAGCCGAAAGATAAT CGATGACTTCATTGCTTACGCGGATGTGTGCTTCAAGGAATTTGGTGACAGAATTTTGCATTGGACTACCTTGAATGAAGTCAATTTATTTGCTCTAGCCGGTTATGATGATGGAATATTCCCTCCAAATCATTGTTCCCCACCTTTCGGAGTGAAACACTGCTCCAGAGGTAACTCTTCGACCGAGCCATACATAGTTGCTCATAATTTACTACTCGCCCATTCAGCTGTGGTGAGACTCTACAGGAGAAGGTACAAG TCAACTCAACATGGTTTTGTTGGATTAAATCTCTTTGCTTTCTGGTCACTTCCTTCTACAAATAAAACAGCCGATATAATTGCAGCACAACGAGCTAATGATTTCTACATAGGCTG GTTTGCAAATCCCTTGATATTTGGAGACTATCCTGATATAATGAAGAAGAATGCTGGCTCTAGATTGCCCAAATTCACAAGACAAGAATCTAAGCAAGTTAAAGGTGCCATAGACTTCATAGCCCTGAACCATTATTTGAACGCACATGTCAAAGACAACTCCAGCAGCCTGGAAACTGATATCAGAGACTTCAATGCCGATGCAGCATGTCAAGTTAAAa TCATTCTTGGTGGTCCACCTCCAGGCCTG TACCCAGTGACACAACCTGGTCTACAAGGAGTACTAGAATATTTCAAGCAATCTTATGGCAATCCACCTATGTATATTCATGAAAATG GTCAAATGACACCCCGAAATGCATCGTTAAATGATACAAGTAGGGTACAATATCTGCAAGCTTATATTGGGAATTTGCTTGATGCTGTGAG GAACGGATCAAATGTCAAAGGCTACTTCACATGGTCATTTTTAGACTGTTTTGAGTTAATGAACGCATATGACTCGGGATTTGGCTTATACTATGTGGATTTGAATGACAAAGACTTAACAAGATATCCAAAGCTTTCTGCACAATGGTACTCTAACTTCTTGAAGGGAAAAGCCTCCAAATATACTGCACTTCTTGAGATTGAGGATAAATTACTTCATTCTTCTCAATAA